In the genome of Ignavibacteria bacterium, one region contains:
- a CDS encoding aminotransferase class V-fold PLP-dependent enzyme: MKSIYLTPGPTELYPVVKKSIAEAIDKDICCLSHRSQQFMDIYKHTFDNLKQLLNIPDNFHMLFVSSATECMDVILRGCAREYSYHFVNGGFSKRFFNIANEVEKKAKKIDVPYGQAFSDLNDIDIPGNPELIAITQNETSTGVAIQSDYITNIKKKFPDSILVVDIVTAAPYMKLDYSGIDASFFSVQKGFGMPSGLGVLFVNEKVIERSAKLRSEKVHIGGFHNMIWLHENAIKFQTSETPNVLGIYLIGKVAEHLNNYGVDKMRKETEEKAKLLYDFFDNSEFKPFVKNKQDRSQTVIVVDTPNPKEIKDKLAKHGYIIGSGYGDYLNSQIRIANFPMHKIEWMEEIISLLK, encoded by the coding sequence TTGAAAAGTATATACCTCACACCCGGACCGACGGAGCTTTATCCTGTAGTAAAAAAATCTATTGCCGAAGCAATCGATAAAGATATTTGCTGTTTGAGCCATCGTTCTCAGCAGTTTATGGATATTTACAAGCATACTTTTGATAACCTAAAGCAGCTTTTAAATATACCCGATAATTTTCACATGCTTTTTGTCAGCTCTGCAACCGAATGCATGGATGTAATCCTGCGTGGATGCGCCCGCGAGTATTCATATCATTTCGTCAACGGAGGTTTTTCAAAAAGATTTTTTAATATCGCCAACGAAGTCGAAAAAAAAGCAAAAAAAATCGACGTTCCTTACGGACAGGCATTTTCTGATTTAAATGATATTGATATCCCCGGCAATCCCGAACTTATCGCCATTACCCAGAATGAAACAAGCACGGGAGTTGCAATCCAATCCGATTACATTACAAACATAAAGAAAAAATTCCCCGATTCCATTCTTGTAGTCGATATCGTAACCGCAGCTCCTTATATGAAGCTTGATTACTCCGGCATTGATGCGTCGTTTTTTTCCGTGCAAAAAGGATTCGGAATGCCTTCAGGACTTGGCGTTCTGTTTGTAAATGAAAAAGTCATCGAGCGAAGCGCAAAGTTGAGGTCGGAGAAAGTTCACATCGGAGGATTTCATAACATGATTTGGCTTCATGAAAACGCAATCAAATTTCAGACAAGCGAAACGCCAAACGTTCTCGGAATTTACCTCATTGGAAAAGTCGCCGAGCATCTGAATAATTATGGAGTAGATAAAATGCGCAAGGAAACTGAAGAGAAAGCAAAACTGTTGTATGATTTTTTTGATAATTCGGAGTTCAAGCCGTTTGTGAAAAACAAACAAGACCGCTCACAGACAGTTATTGTTGTCGATACCCCAAACCCAAAAGAAATAAAAGATAAGTTAGCCAAACACGGTTACATAATCGGCTCCGGTTATGGCGACTACCTAAATTCCCAAATCCGCATCGCCAACTTCCCTATGCATAAAATTGAATGGATGGAGGAGATAATAAGTTTACTTAAATAA
- the ltaE gene encoding low-specificity L-threonine aldolase, producing MKYIDLRSDTVTRPDKPMLDAMMSAVLGDDVYGEDPTVNALQEKCAKLTGKEDALFVPTGVMANQLSIKAHTLDGDEVIVEAESHILNYETAAPAVISRVQLLPVRGTNGVLYAKDIAQFVRSKEYYFPATRLICLENTHNRAGGVILPIDSIKDVSGFAKKNGIKMHLDGARVFNAVVETGISLKEYAGYFDSIAFCFSKGLGAPVGSIICGSKEFIAIARKWRKIIGGGMRQAGILAAAGLYALENNVERLKTDNDRAKNFSKELQNSGNYELSSEVQTNIVIFKSKKHTKEDFITMMKERGILVSSGSYDWLRIIFHKDVSEEDMKKAKKEFLS from the coding sequence ATGAAATATATTGATTTAAGAAGCGATACTGTTACGAGACCGGATAAGCCGATGCTTGATGCAATGATGTCGGCGGTTCTTGGCGACGACGTTTATGGAGAAGACCCGACTGTTAATGCTCTTCAGGAGAAATGCGCAAAGCTCACAGGCAAGGAAGATGCTTTATTTGTTCCTACAGGTGTGATGGCTAATCAGCTTTCCATTAAAGCACATACGCTAGATGGAGATGAAGTAATTGTTGAAGCTGAATCTCATATTTTAAACTATGAGACTGCTGCTCCGGCTGTAATTTCGCGTGTTCAATTGTTGCCTGTAAGAGGAACTAATGGAGTTCTTTATGCGAAGGATATTGCGCAGTTTGTCCGCTCAAAAGAATATTATTTTCCGGCTACCAGATTAATCTGTCTTGAGAATACGCACAACCGCGCAGGCGGGGTCATACTTCCGATTGACAGCATAAAAGACGTCTCAGGGTTCGCAAAAAAGAACGGCATCAAAATGCATCTCGACGGCGCAAGGGTTTTTAATGCGGTAGTTGAGACAGGAATTTCATTGAAGGAGTATGCGGGATATTTTGATTCGATTGCTTTTTGTTTTTCAAAAGGACTTGGAGCGCCGGTTGGCTCGATTATATGTGGAAGCAAAGAATTTATTGCCATTGCAAGAAAATGGCGCAAGATTATAGGCGGAGGAATGCGGCAGGCAGGGATTCTTGCTGCTGCCGGACTTTATGCTCTGGAAAATAATGTCGAACGCCTCAAAACCGATAACGACCGCGCAAAAAATTTTTCAAAAGAGCTTCAGAACTCAGGTAACTATGAGCTTTCAAGTGAAGTTCAGACCAACATCGTAATATTCAAATCCAAGAAACACACCAAAGAAGATTTCATCACAATGATGAAAGAAAGGGGCATCCTCGTCTCCTCAGGCAGTTACGACTGGCTGAGAATTATTTTTCACAAAGATGTGAGTGAAGAGGATATGAAGAAGGCGAAGAAAGAGTTTTTGAGTTAA
- the gyrA gene encoding DNA gyrase subunit A: MPNEKIIPVNIEDEMKSSYIDYSMSVIVSRALPDVRDGLKPVHRRVLYGMNELGLAPNRPYKKSARIVGEVLGKYHPHGDKAVYDTMVRMVQDFSLRYPLVDGQGNFGSVDGDSPAAMRYTEARLAKISETLLRDLEKNTVDFVPNFDDTLTEPAVLPSVLPSLLVNGSNGIAVGMATNIPPHNLNEVIDGISYLIKNPDADIKKLMKYVTAPDFPTGGMIYGYDPVIEAYNTGRGKINLRAVASIETEKNGRQSIIVSQLPYQVNKVALIENIADLVRDKKLEDIASVNDESDRDGMRIVIGLKRDANANVIMNNLYKHTQMSVTFGIIMLALVDGIPKVLNLKQMMEYFIKHRLEVIIRRSKYELEAAERRAHILEGYIIALDNIDEVIKVIKKSKDAPDARAALMKKFKLSEIQSQAILDMRLQRLTGLERKKIEDEYKEILKTIERLKRILASDQLRREIITDELKALKEKFGDERRTQIIYDAKKMSDDDMLKELVKEEDVVITISNKGFIKRIPVTSYKAQGKGGKGITAASTGSTEEDFIEHMFIGSTHQYIMFFTDKGKCYWLKVYDIPEGSRTSRGKSILNLIEKDKDEKVNAFVMVKDFAEPLFVTMVTKQGVIKKSKLENYSNIRRNGIIAINLNSGDSLVDVRLTNGSQELLIGTHDGQAIRFNESTVRDMGRTATGVRGVNLAKGDFVVGLVAVTRQSATILVVTDKGFGKRSDLDDYRVTNRGGKGVRTVKTSDKNGKLLSIKEVTDHDDLMIITSKGILIRIRMKDVRVMGRNAQGVRLIRIKEGDTISAVANILEDDKSGQEKIF, encoded by the coding sequence ATGCCAAATGAAAAAATCATTCCCGTCAATATAGAAGACGAAATGAAGTCGTCTTATATTGACTATTCCATGTCTGTTATCGTATCTCGCGCACTTCCTGATGTTCGTGACGGCTTAAAACCCGTTCACAGAAGAGTGCTTTACGGCATGAACGAACTTGGGCTTGCTCCGAACAGACCTTATAAAAAGTCAGCAAGGATAGTAGGGGAGGTTTTAGGTAAGTATCACCCGCACGGTGATAAAGCAGTTTATGATACTATGGTAAGAATGGTGCAGGATTTTTCTTTGCGTTATCCGTTGGTGGATGGTCAGGGAAACTTTGGTTCGGTTGATGGTGACTCTCCCGCAGCAATGCGTTATACTGAAGCGCGTCTTGCAAAAATATCCGAAACGCTTTTAAGAGACTTAGAAAAAAATACGGTTGACTTCGTTCCGAACTTCGATGATACTCTTACCGAGCCGGCAGTATTGCCATCTGTTTTACCAAGCTTGCTTGTGAACGGTTCAAACGGTATCGCGGTTGGTATGGCAACAAATATTCCTCCGCATAACTTAAATGAAGTTATTGATGGAATTTCTTATCTGATAAAAAATCCTGATGCTGATATTAAGAAGCTTATGAAATACGTTACTGCTCCTGATTTCCCGACAGGAGGCATGATTTATGGTTATGACCCGGTCATCGAAGCATACAATACAGGAAGAGGAAAAATAAACCTGCGCGCAGTTGCAAGCATTGAGACTGAAAAGAACGGCAGACAAAGTATTATCGTATCTCAATTGCCTTATCAGGTGAACAAAGTTGCATTGATTGAAAACATTGCCGACCTTGTGCGTGATAAAAAGCTTGAAGACATTGCTTCAGTAAATGATGAGAGCGATAGGGACGGTATGCGTATCGTGATTGGCTTGAAACGAGATGCGAATGCAAACGTGATTATGAATAATCTTTATAAACATACGCAAATGTCGGTGACGTTTGGTATCATTATGCTTGCGCTTGTTGATGGTATTCCGAAAGTTCTTAACCTGAAGCAGATGATGGAGTATTTTATTAAGCATCGTCTGGAAGTAATCATAAGGCGTTCAAAATATGAGCTTGAAGCTGCCGAAAGACGCGCACATATACTCGAAGGGTATATTATTGCTCTAGATAATATCGATGAAGTAATCAAAGTTATCAAAAAATCCAAAGACGCGCCTGATGCAAGAGCGGCTTTGATGAAAAAGTTTAAGCTTTCTGAAATTCAATCGCAGGCAATACTTGATATGCGTTTGCAAAGATTGACAGGGCTTGAAAGAAAGAAAATCGAAGATGAATATAAAGAGATTTTAAAAACAATCGAGCGTTTAAAAAGAATTCTTGCAAGCGACCAGTTGAGAAGAGAGATAATTACGGATGAATTGAAAGCATTAAAGGAAAAATTCGGTGATGAGAGAAGAACTCAGATAATTTATGATGCCAAAAAGATGTCAGATGATGACATGCTAAAAGAGCTCGTGAAGGAAGAAGACGTTGTTATTACGATTTCGAACAAAGGTTTCATAAAGCGTATTCCTGTTACTTCATATAAAGCACAAGGAAAAGGTGGAAAGGGAATTACGGCAGCATCGACGGGAAGCACTGAAGAAGATTTTATCGAGCATATGTTCATTGGCTCGACGCATCAGTATATAATGTTCTTCACCGACAAAGGGAAATGTTACTGGCTGAAAGTCTATGATATTCCTGAAGGAAGCAGAACATCGAGAGGTAAATCGATTTTGAACCTCATTGAAAAAGATAAAGATGAGAAAGTTAATGCGTTTGTGATGGTGAAGGATTTTGCGGAGCCGCTTTTTGTAACTATGGTTACGAAACAGGGTGTGATAAAAAAATCAAAGCTCGAGAATTATTCCAACATAAGAAGAAACGGAATCATTGCGATTAACCTTAACTCAGGCGATTCACTTGTTGACGTTCGCTTGACAAACGGCAGCCAGGAGCTTCTCATCGGAACTCACGACGGACAGGCAATCAGGTTTAATGAATCCACAGTAAGAGACATGGGCAGAACCGCAACGGGTGTTCGCGGTGTGAATCTTGCGAAAGGGGATTTTGTTGTCGGGTTAGTTGCTGTGACCAGACAAAGCGCTACGATTCTTGTTGTTACGGATAAAGGATTCGGTAAACGAAGCGACCTTGATGATTACAGAGTAACAAACCGCGGAGGTAAAGGTGTTCGTACGGTCAAAACCAGTGATAAGAACGGAAAGCTTCTTTCGATTAAAGAAGTTACCGACCATGATGATTTGATGATTATCACAAGCAAAGGAATTCTTATTAGAATACGAATGAAAGATGTCCGCGTGATGGGAAGAAATGCGCAGGGCGTTAGATTGATAAGAATAAAAGAGGGCGATACGATTTCTGCGGTTGCAAATATACTTGAAGACGATAAATCCGGACAGGAAAAAATATTTTAA
- a CDS encoding metallophosphoesterase family protein codes for MVSDNTIAVIGDIHGCINTLRALYEKIINFTTEIYSVGDLVDRGNFSKEVVEFCIKNEILCVRGNHEDMLINAVEKPNEKTIHLHFNNGGKKTFHSYLGNLVDATFKDYLDALIQTKHLYYFKNLPLYIELETIMISHAGFFSYEDKEYILWNREKPKKLENKLQVFGHTPKKSPDHKRHHYVNIDTGCVYFNKLSAVIINKETGKVIDFIDEKCNSFDTSLNLSRFL; via the coding sequence ATGGTTTCTGATAATACTATTGCTGTGATTGGGGACATACACGGATGTATAAACACCCTCAGAGCATTATATGAGAAGATAATAAATTTTACGACGGAAATTTATTCAGTTGGCGACCTCGTTGACCGGGGAAATTTTTCAAAAGAGGTTGTGGAGTTCTGCATTAAGAATGAAATTTTGTGCGTGCGGGGGAACCATGAGGACATGCTCATCAATGCTGTCGAAAAGCCTAATGAAAAAACTATTCATCTGCATTTTAACAATGGCGGGAAAAAAACTTTTCATTCTTATCTTGGAAATCTTGTGGATGCGACATTCAAGGATTATCTCGATGCTTTGATTCAAACAAAACATCTTTATTATTTTAAGAACCTTCCGCTTTATATCGAGCTTGAAACAATAATGATTTCGCATGCGGGATTTTTCAGCTATGAAGATAAGGAATATATTTTATGGAATCGCGAAAAGCCAAAGAAGCTTGAAAACAAGCTTCAGGTTTTCGGACATACGCCGAAAAAAAGTCCGGACCACAAGCGGCATCATTACGTTAATATCGATACCGGCTGTGTTTATTTTAATAAATTATCTGCAGTAATTATCAATAAAGAAACGGGTAAAGTCATTGATTTTATTGATGAAAAATGTAACTCGTTTGATACTTCTCTAAACCTCAGTCGCTTCCTCTAA